From one Streptomyces sp. Q6 genomic stretch:
- a CDS encoding glycosyltransferase family 39 protein — MGVDAERENGAPLAPTAWRPLLCGAVGHALALTLLSARYGYHRDELYFRAAAHHLSWGYVDQPPLTPLLARVSTAVFGDSLVGLRVCATLAITAAVVVVALIARELGGGRGPQLLAAGLAAVGGQVLAVGHMVSTATFDLLVWVTVSWLVLRVLRTGDGRWWLAVGAVTGIGVQNKYLVLLLVVVLLTAIGAVGPRGVLRGGWFVAGCATALALASPTLAWQAAHDWPQLTVARGISEDDGAENRALLVPEQLVYLSPLFVPMWIAGWRRLWRATDMRWARAFAVAYPLLCGIVLALGGKGYYTVPLLVVLLAAGCEPTLRWAGAGRVRVRVRRALLVGAVVVSAAICAVIALPVLPPGDLAAPMAANKEQGEQLGWPELADAARDGWARIPGERRATSVLFTGNYGEAGALDRYGPARGLPAPYSGHMSYADWGPPPDTADGPVLLVRQADASGIERFFTGCRTVTRVDNGHDIDNEEQDAAIVLCEGPARRWSALWPSLRHAY; from the coding sequence ATGGGTGTGGATGCCGAGCGGGAGAACGGGGCGCCGCTCGCGCCCACGGCCTGGCGGCCGCTGCTGTGCGGCGCCGTCGGACACGCTCTGGCGCTGACCCTCCTCTCGGCCCGATACGGCTACCACCGCGACGAGTTGTACTTCCGCGCGGCCGCGCACCACCTCTCCTGGGGGTACGTGGATCAGCCGCCGCTCACTCCCCTGCTGGCCCGCGTCTCGACCGCCGTGTTCGGCGACAGCCTGGTCGGACTGCGGGTGTGCGCGACGCTCGCGATCACCGCGGCCGTGGTCGTCGTCGCTCTGATCGCGCGGGAGCTGGGCGGCGGGCGTGGGCCCCAACTCCTGGCGGCCGGGCTCGCGGCGGTCGGCGGTCAGGTCCTCGCGGTCGGGCACATGGTGAGCACGGCGACGTTCGACCTGCTGGTGTGGGTGACGGTGAGCTGGCTCGTGCTGCGTGTGCTGCGGACCGGGGACGGCCGGTGGTGGCTCGCGGTGGGCGCGGTCACGGGGATCGGCGTGCAGAACAAGTACCTGGTCCTGCTGCTCGTCGTCGTACTGCTCACGGCGATCGGGGCGGTGGGGCCGCGCGGCGTGCTGCGCGGCGGCTGGTTCGTCGCCGGATGCGCGACGGCGCTCGCGCTGGCCTCGCCCACTCTGGCGTGGCAGGCCGCGCACGACTGGCCGCAGCTCACGGTGGCGCGCGGCATCAGCGAGGACGACGGCGCGGAGAACCGCGCACTGCTCGTCCCGGAGCAACTCGTCTATCTCTCACCGCTGTTCGTCCCCATGTGGATCGCCGGATGGCGTCGGCTGTGGCGGGCGACGGACATGCGGTGGGCGCGGGCGTTCGCGGTCGCGTATCCACTCTTGTGCGGGATCGTGCTCGCGCTCGGCGGCAAGGGGTACTACACGGTGCCGCTGCTCGTCGTCCTGCTCGCGGCGGGGTGCGAGCCGACACTGCGGTGGGCCGGGGCGGGTCGGGTGCGGGTGCGGGTGCGGCGCGCGCTGCTGGTGGGCGCCGTCGTCGTGTCCGCCGCGATCTGCGCCGTGATCGCGCTGCCCGTGCTGCCGCCCGGCGATCTCGCCGCCCCGATGGCCGCCAACAAGGAGCAGGGCGAGCAACTCGGCTGGCCCGAACTGGCCGACGCGGCGCGGGACGGCTGGGCACGTATCCCCGGGGAACGGCGGGCCACGTCCGTACTGTTCACCGGCAACTACGGTGAGGCGGGCGCTCTGGACCGGTACGGCCCGGCGCGTGGGCTGCCCGCTCCGTACTCGGGCCACATGAGCTACGCCGACTGGGGCCCGCCGCCGGACACGGCGGACGGACCCGTCCTGCTCGTCCGTCAGGCCGACGCCTCCGGCATCGAGCGGTTCTTCACCGGCTGCCGCACCGTCACCCGCGTCGACAACGGACACGACATCGACAACGAGGAACAGGACGCGGCGATCGTGCTGTGCGAGGGCCCGGCACGGAGGTGGTCGGCGTTGTGGCCGTCACTGCGGCACGCGTACTGA
- a CDS encoding ABC transporter ATP-binding protein, whose translation MQISDLPYPDPGVPDARSGPRFLLWLGRNQLRGQLKSLAWGLLHFGSVAGLPYGVGYAVQAVVDGSGSGLATAGGLIVLLGVAIALGDTMLHRSAVTNWITAAARVQQLLARKAASLGAALTRRVAAGEVVAVSTGDVEKIGWFVEALSRFAAAALTVVLVCVSLVIYQPALGVVVAIGMPVLALAVLPLLPRATRRADQQREKAGRATELASDTVAGLRVLRGIGGEELFLDRYRRASQEVRRAAVRSARMWSLISAVQVLLPGLLLIVIVWYGVHLAREGRITVGELVTIYSAVMILNYPLRHFEEIAMAYSFSRPSAQRAARVLALRRVTEPAGGLRDAPAPTGDLYDPATGVLAPAGLLTAVVCGDPDLAGRLADRLGGHAASAGDGGEKPQPSVLLGGVPLDELPLGVARTAVLVQDKDPVLLSGTLAELLDVPSDGSVPPEEALAAAQCTDVLDALTQASLDDDPMSARITERGRSLSGGQRQRLALARSLVAAPEALVLDEPTSAVDSHTEARIAQGVRALRHGRTTVVLTSSPLVLDRADRVVFVYEGEVAAVGEHRELVRTEPRYRAVVTRETDEETATGPALESEIEIDMEETA comes from the coding sequence ATGCAGATCTCCGACCTTCCGTACCCCGACCCGGGCGTGCCCGACGCGCGCTCCGGCCCCCGGTTCCTGCTCTGGCTCGGCCGGAACCAGCTCCGTGGCCAGCTCAAGTCACTCGCCTGGGGCCTGCTCCACTTCGGCTCCGTGGCGGGCCTTCCGTACGGCGTCGGCTACGCCGTCCAGGCCGTGGTCGACGGCTCCGGCTCCGGACTCGCGACGGCGGGCGGCCTCATCGTGCTGCTCGGCGTCGCCATCGCCCTCGGCGACACGATGCTGCACCGCTCGGCAGTCACGAACTGGATCACGGCGGCGGCCCGGGTCCAGCAGCTCCTCGCCCGCAAGGCCGCCTCGCTCGGCGCCGCCCTGACCCGGCGGGTCGCCGCGGGCGAGGTGGTGGCCGTGTCCACCGGCGACGTCGAGAAGATCGGCTGGTTCGTCGAGGCGCTGTCCCGCTTCGCAGCCGCCGCGCTCACCGTCGTCCTGGTCTGCGTGAGCCTCGTGATCTACCAGCCCGCGCTCGGCGTCGTCGTCGCGATCGGCATGCCGGTGCTCGCCCTCGCCGTGCTTCCGCTGCTCCCCCGCGCCACCCGGCGCGCGGACCAGCAGCGGGAGAAGGCGGGCCGGGCCACCGAGCTCGCCTCCGACACCGTCGCCGGACTGCGGGTGCTGCGCGGCATCGGCGGTGAGGAACTCTTCCTCGACCGCTACCGCCGCGCCTCGCAGGAGGTCCGCCGTGCCGCCGTGCGCAGCGCCCGCATGTGGTCGCTGATCTCCGCGGTCCAGGTCCTCCTTCCCGGCCTGCTCCTGATCGTGATCGTCTGGTACGGCGTCCATCTCGCCCGCGAGGGCCGGATCACCGTCGGCGAGCTGGTCACCATCTACAGCGCGGTGATGATTCTCAACTACCCGCTGCGGCACTTCGAGGAGATCGCCATGGCGTACTCCTTCTCGCGCCCGTCGGCGCAGCGCGCGGCCAGGGTGCTGGCCCTGCGCCGGGTCACCGAGCCGGCGGGCGGGCTGCGGGACGCGCCCGCGCCGACCGGCGATCTGTACGACCCGGCGACGGGGGTGCTCGCCCCGGCGGGCCTGCTCACCGCGGTGGTGTGCGGCGACCCGGACCTGGCGGGCCGGCTCGCCGACCGGCTCGGCGGGCACGCCGCGTCGGCCGGTGACGGCGGCGAGAAGCCGCAACCGTCGGTGCTCCTCGGCGGGGTGCCGCTGGACGAGCTGCCGCTGGGCGTGGCGCGTACCGCGGTGCTGGTCCAGGACAAGGACCCGGTGCTGCTCTCGGGCACGCTCGCCGAGCTGCTCGACGTGCCCTCCGACGGATCCGTACCGCCCGAGGAGGCCTTGGCCGCGGCGCAGTGCACCGATGTCCTCGACGCGCTCACCCAGGCGTCCCTGGACGACGACCCGATGAGCGCCCGGATCACCGAGCGCGGCCGGTCCCTGTCCGGTGGCCAGCGCCAGCGCCTGGCCCTGGCACGCTCCCTGGTCGCCGCGCCGGAGGCGCTGGTGCTCGACGAGCCGACGTCCGCCGTCGACTCGCACACCGAGGCCCGGATCGCCCAGGGCGTACGGGCCCTGCGCCACGGCCGCACGACGGTGGTCCTCACCTCGTCGCCGCTGGTGCTCGACCGCGCCGACCGCGTGGTGTTCGTGTACGAGGGCGAGGTCGCCGCCGTCGGTGAACACCGGGAGCTGGTGCGCACCGAACCCCGGTACCGCGCCGTGGTCACGCGCGAGACAGACGAGGAGACGGCCACGGGGCCGGCCCTCGAGTCCGAGATCGAGATCGACATGGAGGAGACGGCATGA
- a CDS encoding ABC transporter ATP-binding protein yields MIGVAPPAYDPAAPTTAHTLPIGAPATVRAYVVELYRRHRRAFLLLIGVNTVSVVASMVGPYLLGGLVQDVSDGADALRDLHLGSTIGLFVLALVIQAVFVRQVRLRGAMLGERMLADLREDFLVRSVGLPPGVLERAGTGDLLSRITTDIDRLANAMREAVPQLSIGVVWAGLLIGGLAVTAPPLAPAILVAVPVLVVGCRWYFKRAPSAYRSEAAGYAAVAAALAETVDAGRTVESHRLGDRRVELSERRVFEWTQWERYTLYLRSVLFPVINAVHVLVLLSVLLIGGVFVLQGWIGVGQLTTAALIAQMLVDPVGLILRWYDELQVAQVSLARLVGVRDIEPDAGDASVRPDGRDVHADEVHFGYREGVDVLREVSLEVAPGTRLALVGPSGAGKSTLGRLLAGIYAPRTGQVTLGGAELSRMQAERVRSHVALVNQEHHVFVGSLRDNLRLARSGAEDGELWAALGAVDADGWARGLDDGLDTEVGSGGVALTPAQAQQIALARLVLADPHTLVLDEATSLLDPRSARNLERSLARVLDGRTVVAIAHRLHTAHDADVIAVVEEGRIRELGSHDDLVAADGAYAALWRSWHG; encoded by the coding sequence ATGATCGGCGTAGCGCCCCCGGCCTACGACCCGGCGGCCCCCACCACCGCGCACACCCTGCCGATCGGCGCCCCGGCGACGGTCCGCGCCTATGTGGTCGAGCTGTACCGGCGCCACCGGCGCGCCTTCCTGCTGCTGATCGGCGTGAACACGGTCTCGGTCGTCGCCTCGATGGTCGGCCCGTACCTGCTCGGCGGTCTCGTCCAGGACGTCTCGGACGGCGCCGACGCGCTGCGCGACCTGCATCTGGGCAGCACCATCGGCTTGTTCGTGCTCGCCCTGGTGATCCAGGCCGTGTTCGTACGGCAGGTGCGGCTGCGCGGGGCGATGCTCGGCGAGCGGATGCTGGCGGATCTGCGCGAGGACTTCCTGGTGCGCTCCGTCGGGCTTCCGCCGGGCGTCCTGGAGCGGGCCGGCACGGGCGACCTGCTGTCCCGGATCACCACGGACATCGACCGGCTCGCGAACGCCATGCGCGAGGCCGTGCCCCAGCTGTCCATCGGCGTCGTGTGGGCGGGGCTGCTGATCGGCGGGCTCGCGGTGACGGCGCCGCCGCTGGCCCCCGCGATCCTCGTCGCCGTCCCGGTCCTCGTCGTGGGCTGCCGCTGGTACTTCAAGCGGGCCCCGTCGGCGTACCGCTCGGAGGCCGCCGGGTACGCGGCGGTCGCGGCGGCCCTCGCCGAGACCGTGGACGCGGGACGAACCGTGGAGTCGCACCGACTCGGCGACCGTCGTGTGGAGCTGTCGGAGCGGCGCGTCTTCGAGTGGACGCAATGGGAGCGCTACACGCTCTACCTGCGCTCGGTCCTCTTTCCGGTGATCAACGCCGTGCACGTCCTGGTCCTGCTGTCCGTCCTCCTGATCGGCGGCGTCTTCGTCCTCCAGGGCTGGATCGGCGTCGGTCAGCTGACCACGGCGGCGCTGATCGCGCAGATGCTCGTGGACCCGGTGGGCCTGATCCTGCGCTGGTACGACGAGTTGCAGGTCGCCCAGGTGTCCCTGGCCCGTCTGGTCGGCGTCCGGGACATCGAGCCGGACGCGGGCGACGCGTCGGTGCGGCCCGACGGCCGTGACGTCCACGCGGACGAGGTGCACTTCGGTTACCGGGAGGGCGTCGACGTGCTGCGCGAGGTCTCCCTGGAGGTCGCGCCGGGCACCCGGCTCGCCCTGGTCGGCCCGTCCGGTGCGGGCAAGTCGACGCTCGGCCGGCTGCTCGCCGGGATCTACGCGCCACGGACCGGACAGGTCACGCTCGGCGGGGCGGAGCTGTCCCGGATGCAGGCCGAGCGGGTGCGGTCCCACGTGGCCCTCGTCAACCAGGAGCACCACGTCTTCGTGGGCTCCCTGCGCGACAACCTGCGGCTCGCCCGCTCCGGCGCCGAGGACGGCGAGCTGTGGGCGGCGCTCGGCGCGGTCGACGCCGACGGCTGGGCGCGCGGCCTGGACGACGGCCTCGACACGGAGGTCGGCTCGGGCGGGGTGGCGCTCACCCCGGCGCAGGCCCAGCAGATCGCCCTGGCCCGGCTGGTCCTCGCCGATCCGCACACGCTGGTCCTGGACGAGGCGACGTCGCTGCTCGATCCGCGCTCGGCGCGGAACCTGGAGCGCTCGCTCGCCCGCGTCCTGGACGGCCGTACGGTCGTGGCGATCGCCCACCGGCTGCACACCGCCCACGACGCGGACGTGATCGCCGTGGTCGAGGAGGGCCGTATCCGGGAGCTCGGCAGCCACGACGATCTGGTCGCGGCCGACGGGGCGTACGCGGCGCTGTGGCGCTCCTGGCACGGATAG
- a CDS encoding metal-dependent hydrolase yields the protein MMGPAHSLSGAAAWLGVGAAAAAAGHSMPWPVVLVGALICAGAALAPDLDHKAATISRAFGPLSRGLCEIVDKLSYAVYKATRKPGDPRRSGGHRTLTHTWLWAVLIGAGTSVAAITGGRWTVLAILFVHLVLAIEGLLWRAARGSSSDVLVWLLAATSAWILAGVLDKPGNGADWLFTDPGQEYLWLGLPIVLGALVHDIGDALTVSGCPVLWPIPIGRKRWYPIGPPKVMRFRAGSWIELKVLMPAFMLLGGVGCAAALNFI from the coding sequence ATGATGGGACCGGCACACTCACTGTCAGGAGCGGCGGCCTGGCTGGGGGTGGGGGCGGCCGCGGCCGCCGCGGGGCATTCGATGCCATGGCCCGTCGTCCTCGTCGGCGCACTGATCTGCGCGGGAGCCGCCCTCGCCCCCGACCTCGACCACAAGGCGGCGACCATCTCGCGCGCCTTCGGACCGCTCTCCCGCGGCCTGTGCGAGATCGTCGACAAACTCTCGTACGCCGTCTACAAGGCCACCCGCAAACCGGGCGACCCGCGTCGCTCGGGCGGCCACCGCACACTCACCCATACGTGGCTGTGGGCCGTCCTCATCGGTGCGGGCACCTCGGTGGCGGCGATCACCGGCGGCCGGTGGACCGTCCTCGCGATCCTCTTCGTCCACCTGGTCCTCGCGATCGAAGGGCTGCTGTGGCGGGCCGCCCGCGGCTCCAGCAGCGACGTCCTCGTCTGGCTGCTCGCGGCGACGAGCGCCTGGATCCTCGCGGGCGTCCTGGACAAGCCGGGCAACGGCGCGGACTGGCTCTTCACCGACCCCGGCCAGGAGTACCTGTGGCTGGGCCTGCCCATCGTGCTCGGCGCCCTGGTCCACGACATCGGCGACGCGCTCACCGTCTCCGGCTGCCCGGTCCTGTGGCCCATCCCGATCGGCCGCAAGCGCTGGTACCCGATCGGACCGCCCAAGGTCATGCGGTTCCGGGCCGGAAGCTGGATCGAGCTGAAGGTGCTCATGCCGGCCTTCATGCTGCTCGGCGGCGTGGGGTGCGCGGCCGCGCTCAACTTCATCTGA
- a CDS encoding DEAD/DEAH box helicase, translating into MTLIDQLPKTADPDALYDAFESWVEERGLTLYPHQEEALIEVVSGANVIVSTPTGSGKSMIAAAAHFAALARDEVTFYTAPIKALVSEKFFELCKIFGTENVGMLTGDASVNSDAPVICCTAEVLASIALRDGAQADIGQVVMDEFHFYAEADRGWAWQIPILELPQAQFILMSATLGDVAMFEKDLTRRTGRPTSVVRSATRPVPLSYEYRLTPLTETLTELLDTRQAPVYIVHFTQAQAVERAQALMSINMCTREEKDKIAELIGNFRFTTKFGRNLSRYVRHGIGVHHAGMLPKYRRLVEKLAQAGLLKVICGTDTLGVGVNVPIRTVLFTALTKYDGTRVRTLRAREFHQIAGRAGRAGFDTAGFVVAQAPEHVIENEKALTKAGDDPKKRRKVVRKKAPEGFVGWTEGTFEKLIASDPEPLTSRFRVTHTMLLSVIARPGNAFDAMRHLLEDNHEPRKQQLRHIRRAIAIYRSLLDGGIVEKLDTPDPTGRIVRLTVDLQQDFALNQPLSTFALASFDLLDKESPSYALDMVSVVESTLDDPRQILHAQQNKARGEAVALMKADGVEYEERMERLQDISYPKPLDELLFHAYDVYRKSHPWVGDHPLSPKSVIRDMYERAMTFTEFVSYYELARTEGIVLRYLASAYKTLDHTVPDDLKSEDLEDLIAWLGEMVRQVDSSLLDEWEQLANPEVMTAEEAQEKADQVKPVTANSRAFRVLVRNAMFRRVELAALDNVDELGEMDGESGWDADAWGEAMDAYWDEYEDLGTGPDARGPKLLMIEEDPEHGLWKVRQTFADPNGDHDWGISAEVDLAASDAEGRAVVRVTNVGQL; encoded by the coding sequence GTGACCCTTATCGATCAGCTCCCGAAGACCGCCGACCCGGACGCCCTCTACGACGCCTTCGAGTCGTGGGTCGAGGAACGGGGTCTGACCCTCTATCCCCACCAGGAGGAGGCGCTGATCGAGGTGGTGTCGGGGGCGAACGTGATCGTCTCGACGCCCACCGGCTCCGGCAAGTCCATGATCGCGGCGGCGGCGCACTTCGCGGCGCTCGCCCGTGACGAGGTCACCTTCTACACGGCGCCCATCAAGGCGCTGGTCTCCGAGAAGTTCTTCGAGCTGTGCAAGATCTTCGGCACGGAGAACGTGGGCATGCTGACCGGCGACGCGTCCGTGAACTCGGACGCCCCCGTGATCTGCTGCACCGCCGAGGTGCTCGCGTCCATCGCCCTGCGCGACGGCGCCCAGGCCGACATCGGCCAGGTCGTCATGGACGAGTTCCACTTCTACGCGGAGGCAGACCGCGGCTGGGCCTGGCAGATCCCGATCCTCGAGCTGCCGCAGGCGCAGTTCATCCTGATGTCGGCGACGCTCGGCGACGTCGCGATGTTCGAGAAGGACCTGACCCGGCGCACGGGCCGCCCCACGTCGGTGGTCCGCTCGGCGACCCGCCCCGTCCCGCTCTCCTACGAGTACCGGCTCACCCCGCTGACGGAGACGCTGACCGAGCTGCTCGACACGCGGCAGGCGCCCGTCTACATCGTGCACTTCACGCAGGCGCAGGCGGTCGAGCGCGCGCAGGCGCTGATGAGCATCAACATGTGCACGCGCGAGGAGAAGGACAAGATCGCCGAGCTGATCGGCAACTTCCGGTTCACCACCAAGTTCGGCCGCAACCTGTCCCGTTACGTACGGCACGGCATCGGCGTGCACCACGCCGGCATGCTGCCCAAGTACCGGCGCCTCGTCGAGAAGCTGGCCCAGGCGGGCCTGTTGAAGGTGATCTGCGGCACCGACACGCTCGGCGTCGGCGTCAACGTGCCCATCCGCACGGTGCTGTTCACCGCCCTCACCAAGTACGACGGCACCCGTGTCCGTACGCTGCGCGCCCGTGAGTTCCACCAGATCGCGGGCCGCGCGGGCCGCGCGGGCTTCGACACCGCGGGCTTCGTGGTGGCGCAGGCGCCCGAGCACGTGATCGAGAACGAGAAGGCCCTCACGAAGGCCGGGGACGACCCCAAGAAGCGCCGCAAGGTGGTCCGCAAGAAGGCTCCGGAGGGCTTCGTCGGGTGGACGGAGGGCACCTTCGAGAAGCTCATCGCTTCGGACCCCGAACCGCTCACCTCGCGCTTCCGCGTCACCCACACGATGCTTCTGTCGGTCATCGCGCGCCCGGGCAACGCCTTCGACGCGATGCGGCACCTGCTGGAGGACAACCACGAGCCGCGCAAGCAGCAGCTCCGCCACATCCGCAGGGCCATCGCGATCTACCGCTCGCTGCTGGACGGCGGCATCGTCGAGAAGCTGGACACGCCGGACCCGACGGGCCGCATCGTGCGCCTCACGGTCGACCTCCAGCAGGACTTCGCGCTGAACCAGCCGCTGTCCACGTTCGCCCTCGCCTCGTTCGATCTGCTCGACAAGGAGTCGCCGTCGTACGCGCTCGACATGGTGTCGGTCGTGGAGTCCACGCTCGACGACCCGCGGCAGATCCTGCACGCCCAGCAGAACAAGGCCCGCGGTGAGGCCGTCGCGCTGATGAAGGCGGACGGGGTCGAGTACGAGGAGCGCATGGAGCGCCTCCAGGACATCTCGTACCCGAAGCCGCTCGACGAGCTGCTCTTCCACGCCTACGACGTGTACCGAAAGAGCCACCCGTGGGTCGGCGACCACCCGCTGTCGCCGAAGTCCGTGATCCGTGACATGTACGAACGGGCCATGACCTTCACCGAGTTCGTCTCCTACTACGAGCTCGCGCGCACCGAGGGCATCGTCCTGCGCTACCTGGCGAGCGCGTACAAGACGCTCGACCACACCGTGCCCGACGACCTCAAGTCGGAGGACCTGGAGGATCTGATCGCCTGGCTCGGCGAGATGGTGCGCCAGGTCGACTCCAGTCTCCTGGACGAGTGGGAGCAGCTCGCCAACCCCGAGGTGATGACCGCCGAGGAGGCCCAGGAGAAGGCCGACCAGGTCAAGCCGGTCACCGCGAACTCCCGCGCGTTCCGCGTCCTGGTCCGCAACGCCATGTTCCGCCGCGTCGAGCTGGCCGCCCTGGACAATGTCGACGAGCTCGGCGAGATGGACGGGGAGTCGGGCTGGGACGCCGACGCCTGGGGCGAGGCCATGGACGCGTACTGGGACGAGTACGAGGACCTCGGCACCGGACCGGACGCGCGCGGCCCGAAGCTGCTCATGATCGAGGAGGATCCGGAGCACGGCCTGTGGAAGGTGCGCCAGACGTTCGCCGATCCGAACGGCGACCACGACTGGGGCATCAGCGCCGAGGTCGACCTCGCCGCCTCCGACGCCGAGGGCCGTGCCGTCGTGCGGGTCACGAACGTCGGTCAGTTGTAG
- a CDS encoding acyl-CoA thioesterase II, whose product MTNPAERLVDLLDLERIEVNIFRGLSPDESLQRVFGGQVAGQALVAAGRTTDGDRPVHSLHAYFLRPGRPGVPIVYQVERVRDGRSFTTRRVTAVQQGRTIFNLTASFHKPEEGAFEHQLPPAREVPDPESLPTIAEEIKGHLGALPDALERMARRQPFDIRYVDRLRWTPEEVESAEPRSAVWMRAVSPLGDDPLVHTCALTYASDMTLLDAVRLPIEPLWGPRGFDMASLDHAMWFHRPFRADEWFLYDQESPIATGGRGLARGRIYDIEGRLLVSVVQEGLFRKLEG is encoded by the coding sequence ATGACGAATCCTGCTGAGCGGCTCGTCGACCTGCTCGACCTGGAGCGGATCGAGGTCAACATCTTCCGCGGCCTCAGCCCGGACGAGTCCTTGCAGCGCGTCTTCGGGGGCCAGGTCGCGGGCCAGGCCCTGGTCGCGGCCGGCCGTACCACGGACGGCGACCGCCCCGTGCACTCGCTGCACGCGTACTTCCTGCGCCCGGGCCGTCCGGGCGTGCCCATCGTGTACCAGGTCGAACGGGTCCGCGACGGTCGCTCGTTCACCACGCGGCGGGTCACCGCCGTGCAGCAGGGTCGCACGATCTTCAATCTCACCGCTTCCTTCCACAAGCCCGAAGAGGGGGCCTTCGAGCACCAGTTGCCGCCGGCCCGCGAGGTTCCTGATCCGGAATCCCTGCCGACGATCGCCGAGGAGATCAAGGGCCATCTGGGCGCGCTGCCCGACGCGTTGGAGCGCATGGCGCGACGTCAGCCCTTCGACATCCGCTACGTGGACCGACTGCGCTGGACCCCCGAGGAGGTCGAGTCGGCCGAGCCGCGCAGCGCCGTATGGATGCGTGCCGTGAGTCCGCTCGGCGACGATCCGCTCGTGCACACGTGCGCGCTGACGTACGCGAGCGACATGACGCTGCTCGACGCGGTGCGTCTGCCGATCGAACCGCTGTGGGGCCCGCGCGGTTTCGACATGGCCTCGCTCGACCACGCCATGTGGTTCCACCGTCCTTTCCGTGCCGATGAGTGGTTCCTCTACGACCAGGAGTCGCCGATCGCCACGGGCGGTCGGGGGTTGGCCCGTGGCCGTATCTACGACATCGAGGGGCGTCTGCTGGTGTCGGTGGTGCAGGAGGGGCTGTTCCGGAAGCTCGAAGGATGA